AAAAGTtaaaatgaaatgtgaaattgGGATGTAGCATCGAGTTTGAATGTTACCTCTGGTGGGCTCAATTGGTACAGCGTTTGAGCCATGAAGTTGGGTCCAAAGATAAATGGTTTGCCCTTGATATTAGGATCCTCTTGTTGGAGCTCCGTTGAGTCCAGGAAGAAATCCGGTCCAACATATGCTAATAACTGATATATAGCAAGGACAAAACAAATGTTCTGTTATTAGTACCAAACGATAGTCGCATCGAACATTTCAGGTTATAAACGCAGTACAACAAGCATCAGGGGCCCCATTGGATAATCTGCTCTTAGGCTAATTTGaggactaaagtttagcctTTGAAGTATCCCTCTAAAATTTATCCACTATAGTTGTTTGGATCCATGAACTAATTTGATGATTAAAGTATATATCTCAATCATTAGCTCTACCTTCCATGCATGGGGATGGAAGAAAAGTGACTTTTTGGTGGAACACATGCTGAAATAGCCCCAACAAGGCCTCCTCCAAAGGCCCACGATGTCGTCGATGAAACAGTGCTGAATCAACTTTCCTTCTCGCCTAGTGTGAAGCTCCTCCCTCTCACGCTACACGCGCCCCAAGACTCTACTGTCACTGTGTTGGCCTCCTCTTTCCTCCACGCTGGTGGTGAAGTCGGCAGTGCCGCTGAAGGAGGCCTAAGTATTTTTTGAAGGGGCTAATTTTTATACAGGGCTAATTCTCTTTAGCTCTGAATAGATCCAGTAGTTCGGATTCTTTAGAGCTAAAAGAGACTAAAAAAAGGAAAGGGCTAATTTTTAGCCCCTGTGAGGTCACCTCGTCACTGGTGGCAGCCATGGGACGGCCGACAGCCGGCTCGGACGCGGCGACGAACACGGCCGTGGCGACCCTGTCCGGGAACCTCTCGACCGCGAGCGCGACGCTGTAGCCACCGTGGCTGTGCGCGATGAGCACCACGCGCTCCCCGGGCGGCAGCGCGGCCATGGCGTCGAGCAGCGGGCGCGAGTACTCCTCGAAGCTGCGGACCTCATCGACGCGCGCCGGGTGCGTGCCGCAGCCGGCCATGTCGAGCGCCGTGGCGCGGTGGCCGGAGCGGCGAAGAGCGGTGACGGCCTTGTACCAGCACCACGCGCCGTGGCACATCCCGTGCACCAGCACGAAGTGGCGGCGGTGACCCCGCTTGGTCTCCGCGGCGGCCATTGGCGTAGTATGTGCGGGGATCTCGGCTTCTTGCAGACTGTGAGCCTGTGAGGACTGTCGTTATGTTTCGCAAAATGAATTTGCTGAACACATACATGTAATTATTATACAAATAAAGAAACCTTGCTTGCACCGAAGGCTAGATGCGCTGACAGTGACAATGGTTCCAGTTTCTTTCTGTTTCCTTTTCACGTGGTTGGTGTGCGAAGCTGTCGTTGTCCATGCAAGTATTATCTTTAGCAGATTACTCGTATCCTGTGCCTTAAAAATAATGAACCAATAACTATTTGTGCATTTTATGTGATGATAGCTGCAGTAGACTACTAAAATTCAATCACCGGTAAATAGAATAGAAGAATGCGTCCCCTCAATTTAGGTGAGGGGAGGTGTGTTTtgttaataaaaaaaattagtaatAGAAATTGGATTGGTAATTTACTAAAGCACCTCCGAACAATAAAATAGTAGTTTTATGGTATTGGAGAGAGAAACGAGTAATTTAATGGAGATACTCTCATGTCTGTTCAAGTGAGCTAAACCTAATTGCTGCAGTCTGCCTAGCATCAGTTTACTATGTTTGTTTTTTGTTCTTGTTTTAGGATAAGTTTGTTGCTATGTCCATGTTTATACCCTTTATTCCACACTGTTAGGCCTCGTTCGGCGAGGCCCGGAACGGCCCGGAATGGCCTCCAATCCGGCTGGAATGAAGCAGCCCGATTCGAAATCAGGTCCGACCCGGAATCGTCTTTCGTTTAGGCCCGGTCCGGAACGAAAACGGGCCGTTCCACCCCATCCTCGGCCCGGAATCGATCCAGACCTCAACCCTTCAGGATTCGTTCCGCGTCCTGGCGGCACGAgaggcggaggcgaggcggccTGGCGGCGCGAGtccagcggaggcggcggcggcggcggctggcggatTCGGCTCCCCAGCGACCTCCTTCTCGCCGGTAATcccctcgtcctcctcttctGTCCCTCCTCTATCGTTCTTGGATCTTGCCGGTGATGGTATTTCTTAGGATCCATGTGCTTTTGGAGGAGCCCCACGGGTGGAGGGCCGGGTAGTGCCGGCCGATGTGGGCGTggagcgcggcgccggcgccggagaagacGAGGATGGAGGCCGCATTTGTCAGGACGAGGAGCAGCACCACAGCCCTGGATCTCCACCGTCGCTGCTGATCTGATCTGGGCTTCTTGGCGTTGTCTTAGTCCATGCTCCTCCCCATTCTCTTGATGCAACACCAAGGTGCTCCGACGCAGTGGCatgccatggcgcggcggtgtTTATAGGTGCGTGGTTTTGGCAAATTTAGGTGACGACCAGGGGAGGAACATTGGACGAGAGGTTTTCGGACTAGGATGCTTAGAGCCGAGCTGTTGCTTGAGGAGTGAAAATATAGCACGATAAgcttttcaaagaaaaaaatatatatagcaCGATAGCTGGTTTGGTGAACTTTAGGGTTTTTTTGATTCCTGCCATTACAATTATTGAACTTTAGagatatgccattacaattcagcTATTATGAAATTTGCCATTATAATTCTTCATCCATTCGAATCTTGCCATTTTATACGTCTTTCACGTGCTCAGGCCCAATGTCAGACCGTATACATATACGTATATTTCGTATGGACGAAAACACCCCTGCTGCTTCACTCCCTCCACTCAatgacgtgtgggccccactCGTTAGGTTCTTCTTCAACCTCTGTTTCCAGAAAGAAGCCATGGATGAAGCACCTGCGTACGCTGATCTAGAGCTATGGACCATAAGAGGACGAGCAGGGGGGCTCTACGGCATCATAGTGACGACGCGAACTCATCGGTGTGCATCTCGATGCCTGCGATAGGCGTCTTGATGGCTGTCCTCGTCGAACAATGAAGAAATCGATGAGATTTCTTGAATGAAATCGAGCAAGAACGGAAGAGGgtcgggggagagggaaggccTGCTGTAGCTTCGAGGAAGGTCCTCACCCTCGCGGACTCATCGGTGAGCTCCTTAGCGGCTGGAAGGCAGTGACCCGGCCGATCCAGAGCTCCCGGCGGCAGGTCGGGCCATACTGGTGGAGCGCGCGGCCGCAGGCGGCAGGCGAGGGTGGGGTGCACGCCACTGGCGCGTATGCGGGCCGAGGGCACCTAGGGCAGGAGGCTTCACGTGGGGCCGAGCAGCCGCTGCAGTCATGGCAGCTCGCAGGCGAGCCATCGCCGCCACACGGCTGCGCGagcgtgcagcagcagcagccgcgccgCCCTTAGGCACAGGCGCGGGCGTGCGGGCGTGCAGCCATTGCCGCCCCTCCGGCACTCCCTTTGATGGTCGGTGGATGGAGAGGTGAAGGAGGAAGACGGttggaggttgaagaagaacctgacgagtggggcccacacgtcatTGAGTGGAGGGAGTGTGAAGCAGCAGGGGTGTTTTCATCCATacgatatatatatgtatatgtatatggtCTGACCGTGGGCCTGGGCATGTAAAAGACGTATAAAatggcaagattcagatggatGAAGAATTATAATGGCAAGTTTCAGAATAgctgaattgtaatggcatatctCCAAAGTTCAATAATTGTAATGGCAGGAATCCAAAAAACCCAACTTTAATTTGGATTGTACTGTTACCGACATTTTAGTTTGTTTTCATGCTGCATGCAAGTAGTGTTCCTCAGTTGGAACTACCTGCAGTAGTTGCTCCATGTCTTAAGGTTTGATGAGTTCCTATTGATGGTTTGACCACATTAGTATTCTTTCTGGAACTTGATTGCCGCAATTGCCTTAGAGCAACCACAATGTGCTCCAAAAGCAGTCCATAGGGACTAAATTATTCCGTAT
The nucleotide sequence above comes from Panicum virgatum strain AP13 chromosome 3K, P.virgatum_v5, whole genome shotgun sequence. Encoded proteins:
- the LOC120698916 gene encoding probable esterase PIR7A, translated to MAAAETKRGHRRHFVLVHGMCHGAWCWYKAVTALRRSGHRATALDMAGCGTHPARVDEVRSFEEYSRPLLDAMAALPPGERVVLIAHSHGGYSVALAVERFPDRVATAVFVAASEPAVGRPMAATSDELLAYVGPDFFLDSTELQQEDPNIKGKPFIFGPNFMAQTLYQLSPPEDLTLGLMLIKPANPLTTGNPDETVMRDAKLLTEERYGLVRRVFVEVEDDHGIPVEFQRRMVAQSPSIEVEEIAGADHMAMLSRPEELVELLSRIANN